The genomic stretch atttataaatgtatatatatttatatcatataaatacatatacaggaataaaaatagttgtaaatatgtgtatatgtagtgtatgtatatgcatacacgCCTTCCCATGTCTTTTCACAGAGAGATTCTCGGAGCAGCAACATCCCAATAGAATGAGTTCATCTAGCATCCAGATCTTGGCTTCTAAAGTTCAAgttccactaaaaggaaccagtaCTCCCTGGAGAAATTACTGATTCAGTGGCTTGGGCAAGAAAAATACATGATGAGCCTTGTAGTTTTTGAGCCATAGAGTAACAAAATGCTCAAAGAATGAAGGGGACATGTGAAAAGGACACCAAAACCAAATCAAAGAGGCTCCAACTGGCCAATTCTGGGACAATTTCAGCATCCAAAAAATTACAGTAACATATTACAACctattgaataaaataggaaaccaTGACtcaatactgatataaataaatgaacaaattaaaaattcaatgagGAATGTAATAGCAACATAGCCTCAAAGCACTTCTGACAAACTACTAATtgcaaaaaggaaaagagtaaCTTTATAGTGGATAATCCTGGCAAAATAAACATTGAAACCATGAGCCAGCCAGCAGATGTGATACAGTGAGAAGAAGTACACACTATCACTTCTATGATATCTATGCACAAGGAATTAATCCAAATCGAGTCATGAAGAAACATCAGCCACATTCAATTTACAAAAATTACTGGCATGTAACTCTGCAGATAAGTGCATTACCCTCCctccaatgtgggacaggacccctcagatgaatgagtctccctggcaacatgggacacaggttctgggaatgagcctggccctggcattgaggggttaagaatgccttttgaccaaaagagggaaaagaaaggcaacaaaataaggtttcagtggctaagagaattcaagtagagtcaagaggctgtcctggaggttactcctatgctaGCTTCAGCTAGacatgccaaatggccacaatatgataagcccaaataacagtagtcctgaaaaccctaaagaatacccggatccctatctgagactctataaaagtttcactcacttagtttattcttcagaaacttaaatcctccagagagctcctatgccagctaagtcccaaaacccagaggcaatagcctctttgtGAACATCAACCAAatttgtccccttttcccataatgttgacacccctttaaGAAAAACTATTGGCATAAAAGCTTCAAAagcttaaggtcataaaagttaagaaaatgcTGAAGAACTGCTCCAGACCAAAGGCAACTGAAGAAACAGGACTTCAAAATGTAATGCATGATTCTAGTCCGGATCCTTTACTATTAAGGACACAATTGAATAATTGGTGAAACTTGTACTGGGTCTGAGGATTAGATAGTAATAATATATCCCTTTATTATGGTGACTGTATTGTGATTTTGCAGAATgcccttgttcgtaggaaatacACGCTAAAGTTTATTTAGTGATGGGACATCCTGTTGGCAATTTACTCTCAAATAGTTAGGGAAAAAAAGTTCGTTCTTATCCATTTATTGCAGATCTGTTTTGTGTCTTTCACTGCACAAGGCGctgaggagaaaataaagatcaTTGCTATACTTGAGTTCAAAATTTGGAGTGGGTGGAAGAGCAACATGTACAAGATAAGTACAGAAACACtgagaagagagaaatttatatGCCACAGACAACGGACAATATGTTGGGCTACTTAAAACCTCTGTCTTAAATGTTAAGAGTTTGTCAGTTGTAGGAGGAGGCGAGAGTATTCCAAGTGGAGGGAACAATATGCTAAAGACAAAGTCATGAAAAGGATTGACATTTCCCAGGAATTTTGGTGTGGCAGATATAATAGggtatgtttgtgtatatgtgtatgtaagtGTGCTCGTCTAGGCACATACACTGGGAGATGGGAGAAAAGAGGGGCTGGGGATGCAGCTGAAATAGTAGGTTGGGACCAGATTGTGAAAGGATTTACTGCTTAATTAAAGAATTTCAATTTTACTCTGAAGACAGTGGGAAGCCAGAGGGGTTATTAGGTGGTGGACTAAGACGACAACTCTGATTGCTCGCTGGAGCATAAACAGATAAAAGAGAGAAGTGAGGAAGGATGATTTATCCAAAGGTACAATAAGGAGACCAGAACTATGGAAGAGAAATAAGGATGGTAAAGGGGCCAAAATggaaagttgctttttttttttttgataaaacatCAAAAGGAATTGTTAATTGACATGATGCAAAGCTAAGAGACAAAAGGAGATTATTTGTGGAGAGAAAGTAATTTAAAACACATCACTGTGGATCCCTTGAGCTTAATATTTAatgcctgttccagtttgttaatgctgccattttgcaaaacaccagcaatggattgccttttttttttttttttttgagtagaaATTAGGTagatcaattttattatttttttttttttatatttcacaagTATAATTTTGGAAGGGCTATTTGACAAATTTCAGCATAAACTCCAAACTTTATAGATGGGTTCTACAAAAAAGCCATTTATTCTTGGCCCTTTTACTATAGGCGAAGTGTCATATTGCATCACAAATGACAGAGATGAAGTAACAGATTTAGGGGCACGAtattaaagaaatgttttcttccatCTTCTCTTTAGCTGATAAATAACATAATACAAACATACATTAATGGCTACCACAACTACCAGTAAATCAATTTGCAGGATAAAAATCCATAGCCTGTCTATTTAAAATGCTTAAACTAATAAAACAGtataaaaatcagtggttttaccCGTAGGTTAACAATTCCAGAGTCAGATTTCTTTGACTGCAATTTTACAAGGTGTATTGGGGAATTGGGAGAATAAGAGAGATAGGGGAAGACTGGCAGTGCATGCTGAGTTGCAGAGTTGGGACAGTGGTTCAAATTATTCATTTTCCAGATTAGGACAGTGTTTTGTGGTGTACTGGAAAGGATATTAAGGGTCAATAATTCATCAGCCCTAAATACCACTTAATGAGTGCTATCAGTGGGCTTAAGGAATACGCAGGGATGGGGTAAGGCAAAACaaagtgaaagaaggaaaatgaaaaatggacGAAATGTTTCAATGTTGCGGAATGTGAAAAAGCCATCAGAGAAACTACTTTAGTTGCCACCCAGAAGTGCTCTTCCTGTCCCTGGATTAACAAACACCAAGTTTAGAGCACAATTTGAGTAGGCATTACACTTTAGCTTTGATAAAACTTCACTAATGTGGACTGAGAAAGAATACATGTCTGATTTAGAAAAAAGTATCAATGAATATTCAGAGGTATAGCTTTGTTACATCATGTAAGAGCAATAATGCCAACTATTGGAGTAATAACAAGCAGAGGTCCTGCCAGGCCTGTCTTGAAGAAAGTTAAGATGTATTTTTAGGTAAGCAGCAGCAGAATATTGAACAACTTGTAAAGAGACCACAAACATGCTCCTTCCAATTCATCAAAACAATCCAATAACCCTTACTCTCTCAATTTGCCAAGAACTATAATTGTCCTAGTCAGATGtagctttcaaaaatgaaatgtttctCAAATTAGGGGCTACTGGGACATGAAATAAACAGGTCATTTATTTCAGACCTTAGCCAGTTTTCATAAAGTATTCATCTCCAACTTCAGATCACtccaacatttatttataataaacagGACAATGATTAAAATTAGCCATTTCCCACAACTCTGAAATCATATGAATGGACAATTAAGCTCATCTAGTCAGTATCTTCATCATGCAATAGTAAAACAGCCTAGAAGTATGTCTTCAATAAACTGAGGTTTGAGGcagaacaaaaaatagaaaaattaaaaacctctctCTGCTAAGCACCAACAATGGAAGCTAAGCAATTTCACCTAGGAATCCTTAGTGACAGGTCTTTCCCAATGGAAAATCCTGAGATCTGAAGTACTACGACTTTTCAGAAGGCAGGTTGGTTTAATGAGGAAATTTGACCTTTAATAAAGAGATAatcaacaatattttattttgggcACTTACTCAGCATTTCACAGATCCTCAACAGGTTTTGAGGTAGGTTAAATATTAGCATTGTATTTTACAAACTAAAACTCAGGCAGAGGTTATATCATCTGTCCCAAACCACAGCAGGAGTCCTATCATGATCAGGAATAACATGGTCCCCCTGTTCTTTCAGATTAATCATCTCACATGTATGAATTGAATGGTGACAGCTTCCAAAAATCCATAAAAAAACAAGACTAGATATTACAGAAATTCTACTTTGGAATATCACATAATTCTTAAATTGATTCTACaatgattatatatattttagaataatctaCCTGCtcccattataaatatatatattactgaTCCTTAAAACTACAAATAAGCAAGttactgattttgttttgttctgttctgcTTTGGGGAGTGGCGAAGCAGGAAGACAATCAGTGAGCTTTCCTCAGAGCGCTAGGCAGCCTTTAAATGCTGGTGCTATGCTCAAGGCACCATCTATTATGATTTGGGGTCATAGGAAGCAGGTATACAAATGGATCCAAGATGCAGAAAGGATGCCTGAATCCAAAAGAGAGGAGACTCTGTGCAAGTtaaggatgagaagaaaaatagtaTCCTTTCAGGCTACTGATGCTCATTATCATGCTACAGCATTACAACATATGGGAAGAGCTCTTCAAAGAGTGGTAAATATGTCCCAATTAAATTCTTACTAACTAGATCAACCACAAGTAACAGTAAATCAGTAATTTTCTTAAAGTGACAGCTATAGAAGCAAAATAtctaattacatattttaatgtgTGTATCTTCTACCTATCAGATAAATTACTCTAATTATAGCAAGCCTAATTCACTTAGCTTATCCTGACATAGGTTCCTGGGTCAGTCTTCTCAAGTATTTGTTGCATCATAAAGTTCCTTTCATTTAAGCAATGatcaaatattaataatataggATTAAGAGTGGTTAATTAACAACTGAGAAATTATAAGGAAAACACTATTAGCATTAAATACAGCATTCAGCAGAGCAAATTTAAAGAGTTAGAACATAGATGCTATGCTTCTAAATAGACCAAACAGCCCAACTCCAtttgagtcaaagaagaaaaaagggagggGTGAAGGGCAAGGGACAGAGTATTGAAGCCATTCTAGCGCCCCCAAAGTTGACTGTGGAAGTAAAAAGTTTCTATGTTAAAAAAGTTTATATAAATTACATGAATTGCAATTTTCATAAAAGTCAGAATGAAATGTTCTGCATAGGACAAAAGATATGCCTAAGCAACATATCATATTTGCACAAGGCCACTGAATGTCACGGATATTAGTAACAAATGAAAAAGGCTTAAAGTCTATGGCAGACTGAGTAAAGATTTCAATTTTGTTCTGTAAGTCCCAGATTGTAAACTATTCTTACTATACAAAAGCTCTAATGACATACAGAGTTTTGTGTAGGAACTCTTGTGCTTATAGTTGGCacatctattttttaaagtgtgaaaTTAATACAGACATTTGTGAGAGGTTGTGCAAAACTATTGTATTTACAAAAATGGCACAAAAGTGAATTCAACAGTCAATGCACATGCACACGTCATTCACATCGTCAACAAAAAGTATTCTAAACACTATAGAACTAAGAATACTAGCTTCAACAGCAGCTATTAAGCACTAGAGTCACATAAGTTACACCAGAATGGGCAAATATTGCCCAAGTAAAATTCTATTGTTAAAGGTGAAACAGGTTTAAGGCCATTCAAGTTCAAGCACAGAGCCCCATCTATTTGTTTGTGTCTGAAATACGTAACACCTTTATCCCAACTTGTGGTCTTAAACTTCTGTTTTACAACATCCCAAAGAAATCAATACAATAGAGGTTATATTAAATAAGAGTAACATACAAAGCTATAATTAAGATGAAGTAAGGAAaatccaaaacattaaaatttttaaaacttgttactTGTTGGAACCAGCACTACACTAGGAGTTaggtaatatatataattattttcaagtAGATTACCTTATGTTGTTCTAACATGTCCCTTTCATCAGTGCACTGTTAAACTAATCAAAACTCTACACATATATATCCCCTTACAATAGCAGCACACACTACCACTACCTGCAAAGCTGTCAGTCTCAAATGACTCAGtgaatgaaaggaaacaaaatgccgAGAAGTAACATATTAAGGAGAAATATTGGGAGTTAGAAGATTCATGCAGTTCAGTGCTTTTAATCAGCCAGCCAGCTTGCTAGCAACAAGGGATGGTTTCCGTTGAGGAAGGTCCTGTGGAGTGGGAATGTGGTCACCAGTGACCTCCATCTTATCCGGGGCTGCAGCAGTAAGTTGCTTGTTCTTCATTTTCGCTTTAGCCATGTTGTAATCCCcagaatcaaaatatttttgccCTTTCTGTAACTGTTTTCTTAAGAAATCTGAACCTCCAGGCTTTTGTCCCAGATGAGGATACCTTGcttttaattttgcttcttcAGCTTTCTCTGGACTCGTCACTTTATCTTccatttccttctgctcctccgcGGAGGCTGCCTCGGGGATTTCCGCGGATACAGCGCTCGCTCTGCAGATGAGACGCCCAGAAAAGATGCGATTACGGGATGGCCGAGGCCGCCGGGCCGCCGCCCGTCCCCGCTCCCCGAGTGCCCGCCTGGGCCGCCGCCcgcctggattggcttttataaaggggtttatttggttacagagttacagtcttaaggccaaaagatgtccaaggtaaggcatcaacaacagggtaccttcactgaaggatggtcattggcatcaggaaaactgTTAggtcagaaggcacatggctggcgtctgcttgctcccaggttacatttcaaaacggcattctccaaaatgttgctcttggggagttttgtcttctcttagctgcaactcctcttcaaaatgtcatgctcagttgctctgaggtccctctgtttgtgagctctttttataggactccagtgaactaataaagacccaccctgaataggaggggccacatttccatggaaacattcaatcaagaggtcacatcctaatcaaatgTGTCActcagctgggtgggtcacatctctatggaaacactcaatcagaaggttccaacctaattaacactaataaaGTCTGCCCCctccaagattgcattaaagaatatggatttttctaagggacataatatatacaaaccagcacaatgcccAAGGGAAAGACATCCATCTCTCAAAGATACCGTCACTCAATTTTTCAACTTCAGTAATTTCATTggcaaaagaaaacatataaGAAGTTGTCAAATTTAATACATCAAGTAACTAATTTGTCAAATGTATCTCTAGTGTTATGTTTGGAGCTTCACAAcaaacccattttacaggtgaaagtACAGAAATGTGGAGAgattcccttaaaaaaaaacaaactcaaatcATGATTTTCTAAGTTTGAAAGTATGCACTGTTTTGAAAATACTCAATTAAATTGGCTCTTGGACAATAAGGTGAGTAGATCCATCAGGCAGTTAGAAAAATGGATCCAGagaaagatgagaatgtggagctAGAGATACAGATTATGAAACCCTTAGTCTGAAGCCATGGAAGTGGAAGATcattcagaaagaaataaaaagaaacaacagaccCTAGAGAAGCCTCAAAATTAAGGACTAACAGTGAAGGAGTCATTGAAAGCCACAGAGAAGTAACAATCCATATATACCAGAAAAACCAGATGGAAGGCCCAAgtttcaagattcaggggttaaCGAAGTACCAAATCTTATAAACAcattaaataagaaaagaattgaaacagtCTATGGGATTCAGAAATTAGAACTCTGAAAGAAATGATTAATAATCTTTAAAAACTCTTAAATACATAAATCTATACCATAACTGTAAAACTTAGGTTGGGCCTGCTATTATTACATTGAGGCAGATGGAGAGGCCAATACATTCCTTATGCAAAACAGCAAAAATGGAGCCAAAAGCAGCATCAATATAAAATATctacaaaggaaaggaaatagtTCTGAActgagaatgttttaattttacatgaatttttaaCTGTGCTCTCTGCACACTACCTTTATGGCAGCACAGTTAAAGTAAAAGAGCACCTGAGGGGAGAATTATATTTTAGCCCTGCTTATTCAGGACTATGAGTGTGCCACTTAACTTCTTTGGATCTCAGTTTCCATATAGGTAAAAATGATAATCTCGGAATTCCCTTCCAGCAATAAAAAT from Choloepus didactylus isolate mChoDid1 chromosome 2, mChoDid1.pri, whole genome shotgun sequence encodes the following:
- the LOC119515551 gene encoding cAMP-regulated phosphoprotein 19-like translates to MEDKVTSPEKAEEAKLKARYPHLGQKPGGSDFLRKQLQKGQKYFDSGDYNMAKAKMKNKQLTAAAPDKMEVTGDHIPTPQDLPQRKPSLVASKLAG